Proteins encoded within one genomic window of Parolsenella massiliensis:
- the nadA gene encoding quinolinate synthase NadA translates to MPAELSGAIERLKEQRDAVILAHYYVAPEVQAVADYVGDSFYLAKLAKSLPQQAIVLCGVEFMGESAKLLNPNKHVLLPEPAADCPMAHMVKRETVDAAREQYGDDLAVVCYVNSTVEIKSWSDVCVTSSNAVKIVSELPQHHVLFIPDQNLGRYVAEQVPGKHVILNNGYCPRHHVITADQVEAATLAHPDALVLAHPECKAEVLAEADYIGSTAGIIKYAEESDASEFIIVTVAGVLYELERRTAGSGKRFYFPATRPTCVNMDMISLRKLVACLASGSGEVKIGVGPEAAERAKLTLDRMLEYAAK, encoded by the coding sequence ATTCCCGCCGAGCTCTCCGGCGCTATCGAGCGTCTCAAGGAGCAGCGAGACGCCGTGATTCTCGCGCATTATTACGTGGCCCCCGAGGTCCAGGCGGTTGCGGACTACGTGGGAGACTCCTTCTACCTTGCCAAGCTCGCAAAGTCGCTGCCGCAGCAGGCCATCGTCCTGTGCGGCGTCGAGTTCATGGGCGAGAGCGCGAAGCTCCTCAACCCCAACAAGCACGTGCTGCTGCCGGAGCCTGCCGCGGACTGCCCCATGGCCCACATGGTCAAGCGCGAGACGGTCGACGCCGCGCGCGAGCAGTACGGCGACGACCTGGCCGTCGTGTGCTACGTGAACTCAACGGTTGAGATCAAGAGCTGGAGCGACGTGTGCGTCACGAGCTCCAACGCCGTGAAGATCGTCTCCGAGCTGCCGCAGCACCACGTGCTGTTCATCCCCGACCAGAACCTTGGCCGCTACGTGGCCGAGCAGGTCCCGGGCAAGCACGTCATCCTCAACAACGGCTACTGCCCCCGCCACCACGTCATCACGGCCGACCAGGTGGAGGCCGCGACGCTTGCGCACCCCGACGCGCTTGTCCTCGCGCACCCCGAGTGCAAGGCCGAGGTGCTCGCCGAGGCCGACTACATAGGCTCCACCGCCGGCATCATCAAGTATGCCGAGGAGAGCGACGCCTCCGAGTTCATCATCGTGACGGTTGCCGGCGTGCTGTACGAGCTCGAGCGCCGCACGGCGGGCTCGGGCAAGCGGTTCTACTTCCCGGCCACGCGCCCCACCTGCGTGAACATGGACATGATCAGCCTTCGCAAGCTCGTGGCGTGCCTGGCGAGCGGCTCGGGCGAGGTCAAGATCGGCGTGGGCCCAGAGGCCGCGGAGCGCGCCAAGCTCACGCTCGACCGCATGCTGGAGTACGCCGCCAAGTAG
- a CDS encoding zinc ribbon domain-containing protein produces MFCRKCGTKNADGAKFCINCGAELASPQPAPQPGAPVPPHPPLENLVAFCFLQGPRDPEYPPPSFARRRQC; encoded by the coding sequence ATGTTTTGTAGGAAGTGCGGCACGAAGAATGCCGATGGAGCCAAGTTCTGCATAAACTGCGGCGCCGAGCTCGCAAGCCCCCAGCCCGCCCCGCAGCCGGGAGCACCCGTGCCCCCTCATCCTCCCCTCGAGAATCTCGTCGCGTTTTGTTTTCTGCAAGGGCCGCGCGACCCCGAGTACCCCCCCCCCTCTTTTGCCCGGCGGCGTCAGTGTTGA
- a CDS encoding helix-turn-helix transcriptional regulator: MPITIHLDRMLVERKISSNELADKVGISPVNLSRIKTGKVRGIRFSTLEALCKELDCKPGDLLDYEPGGTKSL; encoded by the coding sequence ATGCCCATCACCATTCATCTCGATCGAATGCTGGTCGAACGCAAGATAAGCTCAAATGAGCTCGCCGATAAGGTGGGCATCTCACCCGTCAACCTGTCTCGCATCAAAACGGGAAAGGTCAGGGGAATCAGGTTCTCTACGCTCGAGGCTCTATGCAAGGAGCTTGACTGCAAACCTGGGGATTTACTTGACTACGAGCCAGGTGGGACCAAAAGTCTCTGA
- a CDS encoding tRNA (guanosine(46)-N(7))-methyltransferase TrmB: MPHGLHIRLPKNFVLEERLERYAASIEPNPYAWRDTWAWACAPVGSPAFREVRLDLGCGRGSFTVEMARREPDVLFIGMDSEPICIAYAAQAGCESGLPNVVFVPGTGMRIKEMFAPGELACIYVNFPTPFPRKKESHKRLVNFERLMDYRDVLALDGAVRLRTDSQPLFDFALTQLPIAGYELAWSSRDARADRPDEPTSEYEVKLGAKGARVCAYEAVPGPAPANPVQTAEMSLAAYIPQDLSNFDGYAPHGMEATIQNLRNRAAKKDGDWADGITL; this comes from the coding sequence ATGCCGCACGGTCTGCACATACGCCTGCCCAAGAACTTCGTGCTCGAGGAGCGCCTTGAGCGCTATGCCGCTTCCATCGAGCCCAACCCCTATGCGTGGCGTGACACGTGGGCCTGGGCGTGTGCCCCGGTGGGCTCGCCGGCGTTTCGCGAGGTTCGCCTCGACCTGGGCTGCGGGCGTGGGTCGTTCACCGTTGAGATGGCGCGCCGCGAGCCAGACGTGCTGTTCATTGGCATGGACTCCGAGCCCATCTGCATCGCCTACGCGGCTCAGGCGGGCTGCGAGAGCGGCCTTCCCAACGTGGTGTTCGTGCCGGGCACGGGCATGCGCATCAAGGAGATGTTTGCACCTGGCGAGCTTGCGTGCATCTACGTCAACTTCCCCACGCCGTTCCCGCGCAAGAAGGAGTCGCACAAGCGCCTCGTGAACTTCGAGCGGCTCATGGACTACCGAGACGTGCTGGCGCTGGACGGTGCCGTGCGCCTGCGCACGGACAGCCAGCCGCTGTTCGACTTCGCCCTCACGCAGCTGCCCATCGCGGGCTATGAGCTTGCGTGGAGCAGCCGCGATGCCCGGGCTGACCGTCCCGACGAGCCCACGAGCGAGTATGAGGTGAAGCTGGGGGCCAAGGGAGCCCGCGTGTGCGCCTACGAGGCCGTGCCCGGCCCTGCGCCCGCAAATCCCGTCCAGACGGCCGAGATGAGCCTGGCGGCCTACATCCCGCAGGACCTCTCGAACTTTGACGGCTACGCGCCCCACGGCATGGAGGCCACGATTCAGAACCTGCGCAACCGCGCCGCCAAGAAGGACGGAGACTGGGCAGACGGCATCACGCTGTAG
- a CDS encoding L-aspartate oxidase, which produces MAENKHEDMSCDVVIVGCGVAGLYAALNLPTSTDVVMLSKGNVDECDSMLAQGGICVLPEAEDYEAFFADTLRAGHYENRRESVDIMIRSSRSVINDLIALGVDFERREDGSLDFTREGAHSRPRIAFHADITGREITEKLLAAVRRLPNVRILEHVAMTDILTERVDGAVRCMGVRATDVSEQDSVTPADELSSAASFAIRAASTLWATGGIGGMYDHSTNFPQLTGDACYIATKHGVTCEHLDYVQIHPTGLFSPQPGRTFLISESCRGEGAVLLNRDCRRFTDELQPRDVVAAAIREQMRKDDMPHEWLSFAPVEREVVVNHFANIRERCLEDGRDIVCEPIPVVPTQHYFMGGVWVDRDSATSMPGLFASGETCCNGVHGKNRLASNSLLESLVFARRAARRMAGGDSLLVEVAGSPVLDGLHRVVGDGSLAIDALCKNDGTCAGDAPAFGEAPVDIDTIALDAAVAAGEA; this is translated from the coding sequence ATGGCCGAGAACAAGCACGAGGACATGAGCTGCGACGTCGTGATCGTGGGGTGTGGCGTGGCCGGGCTGTACGCGGCGCTCAACCTGCCCACGAGCACGGACGTCGTCATGCTCTCGAAGGGAAACGTCGACGAGTGCGACTCGATGCTTGCCCAGGGCGGCATCTGCGTGCTGCCTGAGGCCGAGGACTACGAGGCGTTCTTTGCCGACACGCTGCGCGCCGGCCACTACGAGAACCGCCGCGAGAGCGTCGACATCATGATTCGCTCGAGCCGCTCGGTCATCAACGACCTCATCGCGCTGGGCGTGGACTTCGAGCGCCGCGAGGACGGATCGCTGGACTTCACGCGCGAGGGCGCGCACAGCCGCCCGCGCATCGCCTTCCACGCCGACATCACCGGGCGCGAGATCACGGAGAAGCTCCTGGCTGCCGTGCGTCGCCTGCCCAACGTGCGCATCCTCGAGCACGTCGCCATGACCGACATCCTCACCGAGCGCGTCGACGGCGCCGTGCGCTGCATGGGCGTGCGCGCAACCGACGTGAGCGAGCAGGACTCCGTGACGCCTGCCGACGAGCTCTCCTCGGCCGCGTCGTTTGCGATCCGGGCGGCGTCCACGCTGTGGGCCACGGGTGGCATCGGCGGCATGTACGACCACTCCACCAACTTCCCGCAGCTCACGGGCGATGCCTGCTACATCGCCACGAAGCACGGCGTCACGTGTGAGCACCTCGACTACGTGCAGATCCACCCCACGGGGCTGTTCTCGCCCCAGCCGGGCCGGACGTTCCTCATCTCTGAGAGCTGCCGCGGGGAGGGCGCCGTGCTGCTCAACCGCGACTGCCGCCGCTTCACCGACGAGCTGCAGCCGCGTGACGTCGTGGCCGCGGCCATTCGCGAGCAGATGCGCAAGGACGACATGCCCCACGAGTGGCTGAGCTTTGCCCCCGTCGAGCGCGAGGTCGTCGTGAACCACTTTGCCAACATTCGCGAGCGCTGCCTCGAGGACGGCCGCGACATCGTGTGCGAGCCCATTCCCGTGGTGCCCACGCAGCACTACTTCATGGGTGGCGTCTGGGTGGACCGCGACTCGGCCACGAGCATGCCGGGGCTGTTTGCCTCGGGCGAGACATGCTGCAACGGCGTGCACGGCAAGAACCGCCTTGCCAGCAACAGCCTGCTGGAGTCGCTTGTGTTCGCGAGGCGCGCTGCGCGGCGCATGGCGGGCGGCGACTCGCTGCTGGTGGAGGTGGCGGGCTCGCCTGTACTTGACGGGTTGCACCGCGTGGTGGGAGACGGCTCACTTGCTATCGACGCGCTGTGCAAGAATGACGGCACGTGCGCAGGCGACGCCCCCGCCTTTGGCGAGGCGCCCGTCGACATCGACACGATTGCGCTTGATGCGGCTGTGGCCGCGGGGGAGGCATAG
- a CDS encoding phosphoketolase, with protein sequence MAHPVIGTPWQKLDGPVSEQELEGVEKYWRAANYLSVGQIYLRSNPLMRSDWTDEKTGETRDFGRPDVKHRLVGHWGTTPGVNFLFGHVNRLIADHQQNAVFLMGPGHGGPAGTAQSLLDGTYYDIRPDITNDEAGLQKFFRQFSYPGGIPSHYAPETPGSIHEGGELGYTLSHAYGAVMDNPSLLAVAVVGDGESETGPLATSWQSNKLVNPKTDGIVLPILHLNGYKIANPTILSRISDDELTEFFEGMGYDPHFFVAGFDNESHASIHARFAALLEEVFDDICDIKAAAEAGDETRPVYPMIVFRTPKGWTCPKHIDGKKTEGSWRAHQVPLASAKDTHEHFRVLRGWLKSYKPEELFDEKGAIRPEVTAFMPEGDLRIGANPNANGGLVREDLVLPDIHAHEVPVAEKGHGWGATEAARVFGAYTADVLANNMENFRIFGPDETASNRLQDAYKYTQKQWEGGFYADADNDELLAPQGKVVEQLSEHQCEGFLEAYVLTGRHGVWSSYESFIHVVDSMINQHCKWLEATVREIPWRKPIAGLNILLSSHVWRQDHNGFSHQDPGFVDLLLNKANDTHVVNAYYPCDANMALAVAEKCYQSTNCVNAIFCGKQPAPTFLTVDEAKAELAEGVAEWKWASSAESLEDADIVLGTCGDVPALEALAALDMLKGEGVKAKFVNVVDLLKIQNASENDQAISDERFAELFGNGEKPVLFAFHAYAGTIRRLVWDRPGHDSWNVHGYEEKGSTTTPFDMLRLNNMDRWALAADALRMVDAEKFAAKIEEWENFREEAFQFAVDEGYDHPAFTSWVWPDAAAASEGELSATQMTAGDNE encoded by the coding sequence ATGGCACATCCCGTCATCGGCACCCCCTGGCAGAAGCTTGACGGCCCCGTTTCCGAGCAGGAGCTCGAGGGCGTCGAGAAGTACTGGCGCGCGGCGAACTACCTGTCCGTCGGCCAGATCTACCTGCGCTCCAACCCCCTCATGCGCTCCGACTGGACCGATGAGAAGACCGGCGAGACCCGCGACTTCGGCCGTCCCGACGTCAAGCACCGTCTCGTTGGCCACTGGGGCACCACGCCCGGCGTGAACTTCCTGTTCGGCCACGTGAACCGCCTCATCGCCGACCACCAGCAGAACGCCGTGTTCCTCATGGGCCCTGGTCACGGTGGCCCGGCCGGCACCGCGCAGTCCCTGCTCGACGGCACCTACTATGACATCCGTCCGGACATCACCAACGACGAGGCTGGCCTGCAGAAGTTCTTCCGTCAGTTCTCCTACCCCGGCGGCATCCCCTCTCACTACGCCCCCGAGACCCCCGGCTCCATCCACGAGGGCGGCGAGCTTGGCTACACGCTGTCCCACGCCTACGGCGCCGTCATGGACAACCCCAGCCTTCTCGCTGTCGCCGTCGTGGGCGACGGTGAGTCCGAGACGGGCCCGCTCGCCACGTCCTGGCAGTCCAACAAGCTCGTGAACCCCAAGACCGACGGCATCGTGCTGCCGATCCTGCACCTCAACGGCTACAAGATCGCCAACCCCACGATCCTGTCCCGCATCTCCGACGACGAGCTCACCGAGTTCTTCGAGGGCATGGGCTATGACCCGCACTTCTTCGTTGCCGGCTTCGACAACGAGTCCCACGCCTCCATCCACGCCCGCTTCGCCGCGCTGCTCGAGGAGGTCTTCGACGACATCTGCGACATCAAGGCCGCTGCCGAGGCTGGCGACGAGACCCGCCCGGTCTACCCGATGATCGTCTTCCGCACCCCCAAGGGCTGGACGTGCCCCAAGCACATCGACGGCAAGAAGACCGAGGGCTCCTGGCGTGCCCACCAGGTGCCGCTGGCGTCTGCCAAGGACACCCACGAGCACTTCCGCGTGCTCCGCGGCTGGCTGAAGTCCTACAAGCCCGAGGAGCTCTTCGACGAGAAGGGTGCCATCCGTCCGGAGGTCACCGCCTTCATGCCCGAGGGCGACCTGCGCATCGGCGCCAACCCCAACGCCAACGGTGGTCTCGTGCGTGAGGACCTGGTCCTGCCCGACATCCACGCCCACGAGGTCCCCGTGGCCGAGAAGGGCCACGGCTGGGGCGCCACCGAGGCCGCTCGCGTCTTCGGTGCCTACACCGCCGACGTTCTCGCCAACAACATGGAGAACTTCCGCATCTTTGGCCCGGACGAGACCGCTTCCAACCGTCTCCAGGACGCCTACAAGTACACCCAGAAGCAGTGGGAGGGCGGCTTCTACGCCGACGCTGACAACGACGAGCTCCTCGCCCCGCAGGGCAAGGTCGTCGAGCAGCTCTCCGAGCACCAGTGCGAGGGCTTCCTCGAGGCCTACGTGCTCACCGGCCGTCACGGCGTGTGGAGCTCCTACGAGTCCTTCATCCACGTCGTCGACTCGATGATCAACCAGCACTGCAAGTGGCTCGAGGCCACCGTCCGCGAGATCCCTTGGCGCAAGCCCATCGCCGGCCTCAACATCCTGCTGTCCAGCCACGTCTGGCGCCAGGACCACAACGGCTTCTCCCACCAGGACCCGGGCTTCGTGGACCTGCTGCTCAACAAGGCCAACGACACGCACGTCGTCAACGCCTACTACCCCTGCGACGCCAACATGGCGCTCGCCGTGGCCGAGAAGTGCTACCAGTCCACGAACTGCGTGAACGCCATCTTCTGTGGCAAGCAGCCCGCCCCGACGTTCCTCACGGTCGACGAGGCCAAGGCCGAGCTGGCCGAGGGCGTCGCCGAGTGGAAGTGGGCCAGCAGCGCCGAGTCCCTCGAGGATGCCGACATCGTGCTCGGCACCTGCGGTGACGTGCCTGCGCTCGAGGCCCTCGCTGCCCTCGACATGCTCAAGGGCGAGGGCGTCAAGGCCAAGTTCGTCAACGTCGTTGACCTGCTGAAGATCCAGAACGCCTCCGAGAACGACCAGGCCATCTCCGACGAGCGCTTCGCCGAGCTCTTCGGCAACGGCGAGAAGCCGGTCCTCTTCGCCTTCCATGCCTACGCCGGCACCATCCGTCGTCTCGTGTGGGACCGTCCGGGCCACGACTCCTGGAACGTCCACGGCTACGAGGAGAAGGGCTCCACGACCACGCCGTTCGACATGCTGCGCCTCAACAACATGGACCGCTGGGCCCTTGCTGCCGACGCCCTTCGCATGGTCGACGCCGAGAAGTTCGCCGCCAAGATCGAGGAGTGGGAGAACTTCCGCGAGGAGGCCTTCCAGTTCGCCGTCGACGAAGGCTACGACCACCCCGCCTTCACCAGCTGGGTCTGGCCCGACGCCGCTGCCGCCTCTGAGGGCGAGCTCTCCGCTACCCAGATGACCGCCGGCGACAACGAGTAA
- a CDS encoding LacI family DNA-binding transcriptional regulator translates to MAKVTLKDIAREVGLSVTSVSLVLNDRPCKVSEASRRKILEAARRKGYVPNQIARSLVMQHTNTIGLIIPNIESRFFASLAKNIELKCRERGYALIITNSDDSPENDAKLVRLLINRGVDGLLIVVSDEFATDEQLLADLSHLPTPFVMVDRFIEGLFCDKVRFNNELGGYLATRHLLDQGHERIACIVNPRSNTGRERLDGYVRALGERGIPVRADYVLGSDYYIASAYEAAARLLQTDATAVFASSDNIALGLLKRLYAHDLRVPRDYSVVSYDNSAADVLFEPALTSIEQNVPELSQAALDLLFRRIAESETGELGGPDEIVLDPKLVLKHSVRRLG, encoded by the coding sequence GTGGCGAAGGTCACGCTCAAGGACATCGCGCGTGAGGTGGGCCTCTCCGTGACGTCGGTCTCGCTCGTGCTCAACGACCGCCCCTGCAAGGTCTCGGAGGCGAGTCGCCGCAAGATCTTGGAGGCCGCGCGGCGCAAGGGCTACGTCCCCAACCAGATCGCGCGCAGCCTCGTCATGCAGCACACGAACACCATCGGCCTCATCATCCCCAACATCGAGAGCCGCTTCTTTGCCTCGCTGGCAAAGAACATCGAGCTCAAGTGCCGTGAGCGCGGTTATGCACTCATCATCACCAACTCCGATGACAGCCCCGAGAACGACGCCAAGCTCGTTCGCCTGCTCATCAACCGCGGCGTCGACGGCCTGCTCATCGTTGTCTCCGACGAGTTCGCCACCGACGAGCAGCTCCTCGCCGACCTCTCGCACCTGCCCACGCCCTTCGTCATGGTCGACCGCTTCATCGAGGGGCTGTTCTGCGACAAGGTGCGCTTCAACAACGAGCTGGGCGGCTACCTCGCCACGCGCCACCTGCTTGACCAGGGCCACGAGAGGATCGCCTGCATCGTGAACCCGCGCTCGAACACCGGCCGCGAGCGTCTCGACGGCTACGTGCGCGCGCTGGGCGAGCGGGGCATCCCCGTGCGCGCCGACTACGTCTTGGGCAGCGACTACTACATCGCGAGTGCCTACGAGGCGGCCGCGCGCCTGCTACAGACCGACGCCACGGCGGTCTTTGCGAGCTCGGACAACATCGCGCTTGGCCTGCTGAAGCGCCTCTACGCCCATGACCTGCGCGTTCCCAGGGACTATTCGGTAGTGAGCTACGACAACTCGGCCGCGGACGTGCTGTTCGAGCCGGCGCTCACCTCCATCGAGCAGAACGTGCCCGAGCTCTCCCAGGCGGCGCTCGACCTGCTGTTCAGGCGCATCGCGGAGTCCGAGACCGGCGAGCTCGGCGGCCCCGATGAGATCGTGCTCGACCCCAAGCTCGTGCTCAAGCACAGCGTGAGGCGCCTGGGATAG